ATTCCGTGAAGGTTTTCCAGAAGATTTTTCATTTGCCGCAAACAGGTGTTGTAGACTTTGCAACGTGGTATAAGATCAGCCAGATTTATGTTGCAGTGAGCCGGATTGCGGAGCTAACATAATTTCTTGTGACCAGAAAAATTGTTACCGGAATTATGCACAAAGTGATATGGGAGAAAGGGGGGAAAGAAGCGGCGAAAGATAGAAATTATAGTTTTTCGCCCTTCCTCCGTTTCAGTTTCCAGAGCAACTTCATTTTTTGCCCAGACAATGACATCGTCCCTGGTTGGACCATGCTCTTTAAGCAGTTGGTTTAAAGTTCCAAGCTTCCGGATAATCATGGAAGAAGTACTTCTACTTTCCTTAAAGAATGTTACGAACAGATGGGGGATGATTATGAAGGTGTTTTGAGGAGAATGGGAAGCTGCAGTCGGAATTTAAAAAGTTACAGATAAAAAAGGAGGAATATACGTGAAGAGGGAAAAATATTGTTTAGGGATAATTATAGCGATGGTGGGGCTGTTTTGCATACTATGTGGGAAAAAAGAGGTTAAGGCAGCAACAGCAGCGGATGTGGTTAATGTAGCAAAAGGGGAAGTTGGTGTTACAGGAGTGCCAAATAAATATACAAAAGATTTGGGAAGCATCAATGGTTCATATTCTTATGCATGGTGTCACGCTTTTGTATCGTGGTGTGCGAAGCAGGCGGGAGCAGGAGATATTATACCGCGGACAGCTTCTTGTTATAATGGAGTAACCTGGTTTCAGAATCATAACAGATTTCATTTGAGGAGTAGCGGATACATCCCTTCTGCCGGGGATATTATTTATTTTGGTTCTGGTGGTGGCTCTCATGTTGGTATAGTAACTTCCGTGTCATCAACTAATGTATATACAATAGAGGGTAATGCAAGAAATACGGTTAAAATTAATGGAGGATATTCCAATGGATATCTTTTAAGTAATACATATATATACGGGTATGGATCTCCGGCATATGATGGTCCGGATCCGTCCCCGTGGGTTTCTTTTTCAAATGATACTTTGCCGGGATCTATCAGTATAGGCACACAGTATCCATTATCAGGAACGATATCAGCCAGTGCGAATATACTAAATATTTGTATACAGGTATATAAAGCGACCGATAAAACAAAAGTAATAGGAGAGGTGTATGTAGAGCCGTATACACGAAGTTATGATATCAGTAATCTTACATCGGGGTTCTTTAAAGTAGATGAGCCAGGACTATATTATGTTTCGGGTACAGCAGCCACTGCAGATATTACGGGGACGAGAACAACAATACTGAATTATTATTTTGTCGGCCTGGCAAATGACAGAACGGTAGAAGATGGCATTTACAGTATACGGCCCAAAGGCGATAATTCTTTAGCGATTGACATAGACGGACATCAGAATGGAAGCGGGGCCAAGGTGCTTACGGCAGATTATGATGGCACAGATTATCAGAAGTTTTATTTTAAATATGTAGGGAATGGATATTATAAGATTATTAATTGTAAGACCAAATTAGTATTAGATGTTGAAGGGGCCCGAACCGATGTCGGGACAGCGATACAGCAATGTATAGATTCCGATAATTCTGCGCAACGTTGGCAGGTAATACCGATAGATGGACATTATTATCTGGTACCGGAAGTTGCAAATTACAGAGCGATGGATGTAAGTTATGCCGGAGACACATTAAAAGCCGGGAAAAAGATACAAATATGGAATCTGAATGCGACGGATCCCCAATTCTTTGATTTGGTTTCGGAAGAATATGATAATAGGGAAGGAAGCATAATAACTTTTGATACAGAGGGAGGAAGTTTTCCTCAGGCACTTTGTGAGAAAAAGGTAACCGGTGTTAATACCAAAAGAGGTACAGGAGCAGTTGTCTGGTATAATGTTTCCGGAACAACTCCGGATACGAATACATGGGGTGCAGAAGCAGCGATTAGTGACAGTGGAGTGATTACAAAAGTACGTGGATATCAGCAGGAAGGCAACCTGACAGTTCCGGAAGGCGGAGCGGTCTTATCTGTGCATATTACTGGGAATTCCGATATTGCAGATGCACTCCAGGTTGGAAGAAGCGTTGCTTTTGATTCAGCAAATAAAAAAGTGTATGTATATGATGCAGAAGCATATGACGGCTACCTGTCAAGAAGCAAAAGAATACTGCCAGGTAAAGAATATGGTAACCTTCCGGTTCCATCGAGAGAAGGCTATATATTTGCTGGTTGGCATACAGGTTCTACAGAAGGGAATAAAGTAAATTGGTATTCGGAAGCGGATACATCAGAATTACATGCAGAATGGATTAAAAAAGATCAGGTAAAGTTTGCATCTAAGATGGTATATAACGGACACCAATATGAATTATATGATTATCCATTGAGCTGGAAAGAAGCAAAACAATTTTGTGAAGAAAAAGGTGGATATCTGGTAAGTATTTCCAGCGAAGAGGAGAATGCCAAAATTAAAGAACTTATGTTGAATGGTACTGCCGGCTGGTATTGGTTAGGGTGTACAGATGAAGAGCAGGAAGGAGCCTGGAAATGGGTTAATGGAGAGACGTTTTCCTATGCCAATTGGGACACGGATTATGTGGAACCATCAGGCGGAACTGCTGAGAATTATGGAACAATCATAAATATAGACAATCCTCCGAATAAACAGAACGGAGACTGGAATGATAGTGGAGAAAGACCGATAAATTCTGGATATTATGGAGTAGGTAACAGTGGTTTTATCTGTGAGTATGATCAAAAAAATATTGAAGAATGTACGGTAACTGTTAAGGAAACAGAATGCATTTACGATGGAAAAGAGAAGAAACCAACCGTTACAATAAAAGACGGAAATAAGACACTTACAAATAATCAGGATTATGTAGTTACCTACGAAAAGAACATAAATGCAGGAAATGCCAAAATAATTATTACAGGAAAAGAAGCTTATTCGGGAACTGTTGAAAAAAGTTTTACAATAGCAAAAGCTGAGTCTGAGGTTTCATTTTTGAATTCAAAAATGGAAAAGGTTTATGGAGATGCAGACTTTAAAAATCCAGTGACAGCGGTTACCGATGGAAATATTACATTTGTATCGACGGATATAAGTATTGCATCGGTACAGTCAGATGGCACGGTAGAAATACATAATGCAGGTACCACAGAAATAAAGGCAATAGTAACGAATGGAAAGAACTATAAAGACTCTATGGCAGTATTTACACTCATAGTAAATAAAAAGGTATATGATATGTCTGGTGTTACTTTTAATAGTAAAACAGTAACATATGATGGACAAGAACATGAAATCACAGTCGAGGGAGAGTTGCCGGATGGTGTGCGTGTTACTTATGAGAATAATAAGCAAAGTAAGGAAGGAACATATACCGTCACAGCAAAGTTTAATGGTGATAATAAAAATTATGAAGCCATACCAGATAAGACGGCTGTTCTCAGAATACAAAAGGCAACGACAGGATTATATTTCCCAAATACATCTGTTGATAAGGTGTATGGAGACAAAGATTTCATAAATCAGATTGTGAATACAGAGAATCGAACATTGACATATTCATCTGATAACACGGACGTTGCAACAGTAGATTCATCAACTGGAAAGATCAGAATCAAAGGTGTTGGTACAGCAGTGATCACGGTGCTGGCTGAGGCGACAGAAGAATATCAGATGGATAGCACCAGCTTTACATTAAATGTAAAAAAAGCGGTATATGATATGTCTAATGTAATATTTGCTGATAAAAAGGTGACATATGATGGTGCGAGTCATTCAATTGAGGTTGAAGGAGATTTACCGGAAGG
This Anaerobutyricum hallii DNA region includes the following protein-coding sequences:
- a CDS encoding Ig-like domain-containing protein, yielding MKREKYCLGIIIAMVGLFCILCGKKEVKAATAADVVNVAKGEVGVTGVPNKYTKDLGSINGSYSYAWCHAFVSWCAKQAGAGDIIPRTASCYNGVTWFQNHNRFHLRSSGYIPSAGDIIYFGSGGGSHVGIVTSVSSTNVYTIEGNARNTVKINGGYSNGYLLSNTYIYGYGSPAYDGPDPSPWVSFSNDTLPGSISIGTQYPLSGTISASANILNICIQVYKATDKTKVIGEVYVEPYTRSYDISNLTSGFFKVDEPGLYYVSGTAATADITGTRTTILNYYFVGLANDRTVEDGIYSIRPKGDNSLAIDIDGHQNGSGAKVLTADYDGTDYQKFYFKYVGNGYYKIINCKTKLVLDVEGARTDVGTAIQQCIDSDNSAQRWQVIPIDGHYYLVPEVANYRAMDVSYAGDTLKAGKKIQIWNLNATDPQFFDLVSEEYDNREGSIITFDTEGGSFPQALCEKKVTGVNTKRGTGAVVWYNVSGTTPDTNTWGAEAAISDSGVITKVRGYQQEGNLTVPEGGAVLSVHITGNSDIADALQVGRSVAFDSANKKVYVYDAEAYDGYLSRSKRILPGKEYGNLPVPSREGYIFAGWHTGSTEGNKVNWYSEADTSELHAEWIKKDQVKFASKMVYNGHQYELYDYPLSWKEAKQFCEEKGGYLVSISSEEENAKIKELMLNGTAGWYWLGCTDEEQEGAWKWVNGETFSYANWDTDYVEPSGGTAENYGTIINIDNPPNKQNGDWNDSGERPINSGYYGVGNSGFICEYDQKNIEECTVTVKETECIYDGKEKKPTVTIKDGNKTLTNNQDYVVTYEKNINAGNAKIIITGKEAYSGTVEKSFTIAKAESEVSFLNSKMEKVYGDADFKNPVTAVTDGNITFVSTDISIASVQSDGTVEIHNAGTTEIKAIVTNGKNYKDSMAVFTLIVNKKVYDMSGVTFNSKTVTYDGQEHEITVEGELPDGVRVTYENNKQSKEGTYTVTAKFNGDNKNYEAIPDKTAVLRIQKATTGLYFPNTSVDKVYGDKDFINQIVNTENRTLTYSSDNTDVATVDSSTGKIRIKGVGTAVITVLAEATEEYQMDSTSFTLNVKKAVYDMSNVIFADKKVTYDGASHSIEVEGDLPEGVKVRYTGNSKTDAGTYEVKAIFTGDSNHEQIKDMSAELIINKKVIQTEFTNHVLEKRYGDADFQNPLKQECKEVEVKYSSSDTSVVSVDATGMVSIQGIGTATINAYAEKNNNYSFKEISYEVDVDKGIYDMTNISFGSKEVVYDHSAHSIKVEGDLPEGVSVSYRGNNKVNAGNYTVTAIFSGDFEHYETIRNLTATLTIKKATYNLTDIRFNDASEYYDGGEHSLKIEGKLPAGVSVTYQGNNKVLPGKYKVTAEFTGDEENYTKISSKRATLLIEKAMPEISFKEKNVEKTVGDKNFTNPIISNSSDNSVEYTSDDENVATISAAGNISIIGKGTTVIRATTSESDLYQEGQAEFVLTVKESPKKDNDKKADNKDTKPDKDPQDNNGKENPSKDKKVSKITIKGISKKIACGGKIKLTATVFPSKAKEKRVVWSTSNSKVAVVNQNGIVSVKKNSARKKAVITAKATDGSNVRAAWKITSMKGRVKKVIISGMNKVKAGKSVKLKAKVTATSGANKKVCWTSNNKKYAVVSSKGVVKTKKAAKGKKVKITAMATDGTGKKSTIVIKIK